Proteins from a genomic interval of Deltaproteobacteria bacterium:
- a CDS encoding LacI family transcriptional regulator — protein sequence MKTNPTIRDIAAAARVSAAAVSLALNNRPGVSEKTRRRIQKIARRMDYRPNYAAKRLMGHPSHTIGLILRNIADPFFPELALGVEEKATEMGYSLLLCNTNGTLAKEKSALDALRAKGVDGVILSTVTVDDPNVKPLIDAGVPFVCVNRFVMDPAVESKTDYVVLDNYACGYEGMRHLLRMGYERIAILTGDLNTSTAALRRQGERDALASYGVDQDRRLVVECGWSRKRAFEAARHFLGLKERPEAFFVHDDHMALGAREAVLGEGLAIPDDVALLGIDDIQMASLTGVDLSTISQKKYDMGVMGAKILIDKIEESTPPMVNKIMLEPRLMIRKSCGYHLRGYVR from the coding sequence ATGAAAACGAACCCCACCATACGAGACATCGCCGCGGCGGCCAGGGTGTCCGCCGCGGCGGTGTCGCTGGCCCTGAACAACCGGCCGGGGGTCAGTGAAAAAACCCGGCGCCGCATTCAGAAAATCGCCCGCCGTATGGACTATCGGCCCAATTACGCCGCCAAACGCCTCATGGGGCACCCCAGCCACACCATCGGCCTGATCCTGCGCAACATCGCCGACCCCTTTTTCCCGGAGCTGGCTCTGGGCGTTGAGGAAAAGGCGACCGAAATGGGCTACAGCCTGCTGCTGTGCAACACCAACGGCACGTTGGCCAAGGAAAAAAGCGCGCTGGATGCCTTGCGTGCCAAAGGGGTGGACGGCGTTATCCTTTCGACGGTCACCGTGGATGATCCCAATGTCAAGCCGCTCATCGATGCCGGTGTTCCCTTCGTCTGCGTCAACCGCTTCGTCATGGATCCAGCCGTCGAAAGCAAAACCGACTATGTGGTGCTGGACAATTACGCCTGCGGTTACGAGGGCATGCGTCACCTTTTACGGATGGGTTATGAGCGCATCGCCATCCTGACCGGGGATTTGAACACCTCCACCGCGGCCCTGCGTCGCCAAGGCGAGCGTGATGCCCTGGCGTCATACGGCGTCGACCAGGACCGGAGACTGGTGGTCGAGTGCGGCTGGTCGCGGAAGCGCGCTTTTGAAGCCGCCCGGCACTTTCTGGGATTAAAGGAGCGGCCCGAGGCTTTTTTTGTCCACGACGACCACATGGCCCTCGGTGCCAGAGAGGCCGTGCTGGGTGAAGGGTTGGCCATTCCGGACGATGTGGCCCTTTTAGGAATCGACGACATTCAAATGGCTTCGCTTACCGGTGTGGATCTCTCGACCATCAGCCAGAAAAAATATGACATGGGGGTCATGGGTGCGAAAATCCTGATCGATAAAATTGAAGAAAGCACGCCTCCCATGGTGAACAAGATCATGCTCGAGCCCCGTCTCATGATCCGCAAATCGTGCGGGTACCATCTCCGGGGCTACGTGCGGTGA